The Peribacillus sp. FSL P2-0133 genome has a segment encoding these proteins:
- a CDS encoding DUF202 domain-containing protein, producing MEKDQLKYAQQHLANERTFLAWIRTVIAIVGVGFLATSLHFTIGVHRDARIDLISIVLGMFACALGLVITVLATFGYLQKKRQINEGTFRPSSAHVILIAVFMVILLSMIILYFVFIKV from the coding sequence ATGGAGAAAGACCAATTGAAATATGCCCAGCAGCATTTGGCTAATGAACGTACCTTCTTAGCGTGGATAAGAACGGTTATTGCGATAGTGGGGGTTGGTTTTCTTGCGACAAGCCTGCATTTTACGATTGGTGTGCATCGGGATGCCCGGATTGACTTGATCAGTATCGTGCTTGGGATGTTTGCGTGTGCATTGGGCCTTGTGATTACAGTTCTGGCGACATTCGGTTATCTTCAGAAGAAGCGGCAAATCAATGAAGGGACGTTCCGGCCTTCAAGTGCGCACGTGATTCTAATCGCTGTTTTTATGGTCATATTGTTATCGATGATCATTTTATATTTTGTGTTCATA